A part of Papaver somniferum cultivar HN1 unplaced genomic scaffold, ASM357369v1 unplaced-scaffold_118, whole genome shotgun sequence genomic DNA contains:
- the LOC113330717 gene encoding uncharacterized protein LOC113330717 — MKKKRKGGNIGLKLDISQAYDSVSWKFIFQVLIKYGSVTWCQWLSTLFESAKVSVMINGGPNGFFSVGRGLRQGDPLSPILFVLMEDVLSINISKLLAEGKITPMVIRNGIHPSHMLFVYDVFILCNGAKKNIQNLMKLLEDYQKSSGQMINKSKSKLFVDGTTAARTMQIKELMEMEVISLPVLGSIPIYSMSVYMWPQLVIKICERIIRNFLWSGNGETRKFKTLSWKKTLSEIGTGNDNLIWKGNIEGNFATSSAINLIRNKEQHLHCYKKIWNSYLHPSIASNIWKLVQGIYADDTILVERGFELASRWCICE; from the exons atgaagaagaaaagaaaaggaggTAATATTGGACTCAAGTTAGACATATCACAAGCCTATGACTCTGTGAGCTGGAAATTTATATTCCAAGTTCTAATCAAATATGGTTCAGTCACTTGGTGTCAATGGTTGAGTACTTTATTTGAATCTGCAAAAGTCTCAGTAATGATAAATGGTGGTCCTAATGGCTTCTTCTCAGTTGGTAGAGGATTAAGACAAGGAGATCCACTATCTCCAATTCTTTTTGTGCTAATGGAAGATGTTCTTAGTATAAATATTTCCAAATTGTTAGCTGAAGGCAAGATAACTCCAATGGTAATAAGAAATGGAATTCATCCTTCTCACATGTTATTTGTTTATGATGTGTTCATATTATGTAATGGTGCAAAGAAAAACATTCAAAATCTGATGAAGCTTCTAGAAGATTATCAGAAAAGTTCAGGTCAAATGATTAATAAAAGTAAAAGCAAGCTCTTTGTGGATGGAACGACAGCTGCAAGGACTAtgcaaattaaagaattaatggaAATGGAAGTAATTTCTTTACCTG TACTCGGTAGTATACCAATCTATAGCATGTCAGTGTATATGTGGCCACAATTAGTAATCAAAATATGTGAGAGGATAATCAGGAATTTTTTATGGTCTGGAAATGGAGAGACTAGAAAGTTTAAAACTCTCTCATGGAAGAAG ACTCTGTCTGAAATTGGTACTGGAAATGATAACCTAATTTGGAAAGGTAACATCGAAGGTAACTTTGCAACTTCCTCTGCCATAAATCTAATCAGAAATAAAGAACAACATTTGCATTGTTACAAGAAAATTTGGAATTCATATCTTCATCCTTCTATAGCAAGCAACATTTGGAAACTTGTTCAGGGGATATATGCAGATGATACTATACTGGTTGAAAGAGGGTTTGAACTTGCTTCTAGATGGTGCATTTGTGAATAA